The genomic segment CTGTTCGTGTTACTCTACTCGCTGCAACAAAATAATTTGATCTATAAAATCTTAGCGTAGTTGTATTAATCTCGGTTTTTAGATTACGATGCTTACCAGCTTTGAGTTGTAATAGATGGTGTATGTGTTTtgctttgtttttgtgatttgttGATTCATCTCCAATGCAATAATTGTGTTATTGACAAATCTAGGTGATGAGCTTCTTTCCGACTCATTTCGGTATGAAGAACTCTTTGACGGATGCCTTTGGGAAGTAGAAGGAAAAGTAAGACTTTTATGTACTTAGTGTTGTTGATGTTCATACATAAATAATTGTGTTATTTTGCTGTTTGTTTGGGTTGAAACTTGATATAAAGTTGATGTGGATTAATGTGATATCTTACGTTGTAGTGGGTTCAACAAGGGCCCGTTGATGTCGATATTGGAGCCAACCCATCTGCTGAAGGTGGTGAAGAGGAAGGAGTGGATGACCAGGCTGTCAAGGTCGTTGACATCGTCGACACTTTTAGGCTTCAGGTAACAGTTTGTTAGTTATGTGGTCATTAAGTCCAATTAGTTTATGTTCTGTATTGCTGATTGTTTTTCTTCAAATATTCAGGAGCAACCTCCTTTTGACAAAAAACTATTTCTTGGATGGGTAAAGAAATATATTAAGAATTTGACTCCCAAGCTGGAGCCAGAGGCAGCTGAGGTCTTCAAGAAAAATGTTGAACCAGCAACCAAGTTCCTTTTGTCAAAGCTCAAAGACCTTCAATTGTATGTGTTCTTGTCCATTGATCATTTTATTTGTGACAATTTGACATATTTTTCCATTGATCATGTATCCCATCGTGCAAGAGATAGGATATAATATACCATGCATATTAAATGTAGAATCTTATTTAgtgttttttgagattttttttcctGAGGTTGAGTTTCAGTTATATGCTGTTGTAATATGACATGTATGCCTGTTTGTTCAGTGTCAAATAAGATTGGCTTTTTCTCTTCTAAATTAAGTTTAGAGCGGATTTAATCCCTACTCAATCTCATCATGACTTGTTGCCTGTTTGTTCAGTGTCGAAGTGTCAAAATTTGATTGGCCGTTTTCCTCTTTATTACTTTGAATTGATCTTTTTTAAGGTTGATCTTAGTTATATGTTGAAATATGATTTGTCTGCTTGTTTGTTCAGTGTCAAATTAGATGTGCCGTtttcttttttacttttggTTTAAGTTTGAACGTATCTGATCCCTACTCAAACTCAACATAGCATAGGCATTAATTTTATCAATCCGGATCTGATAATGAATCTTTATTTGGATCTTTCTGCTGAATTTATGTTAAGAGATACTAGTGTGAAGTTTCTTGGTGGATTTCTGCATTGGATGTGGTTGTTTTTAATTTGCATATTGGTTCTTTTTCTTAGAAGTATCTGTGGTTGGATCTGCCGGGCTATACTATCTATCAAGTTGCATTTGGATTTGCATATTGTAGGTTTTGCAGCTGCCTTTTGTCAAATATGCTAACGTTGAGTTTTTGCTTGTGTAGCTTTGTCGGTGAGAGCATGGCTGATGACGCTTCCATGGTCTTTGCATACTACAAGGACGGTGCTACTAACCCAACTTTCTTGTACTTTGCCCATGGATTGAAGGAAGTCAAGTGCTAAGGTGGAAGATGAAGTGGTGTTTTCCCAATCTTAGCCTTTTAACTAAATTGTTTTGGTTAAAATTTTATCCTTTGCagtatttttggtaatttcagtGTTGGAACTTGAAATATTCCGAGAATGCTTATGTTCTGAGGATGTAAACTTCTCGTGTTTTTTTACTGTTTTTTGTTGAGAGTTTTggatatattaaatattacttCTGGTCTTGAATTGACTCCCAACTATTGGGCGTCTCTGTTTCATTGCCATATTTATAGTTATCATTATTATACTCTTGAATATGCGTATATTTTTCTCCCTGGAATGCATATGGAGAATTTTACAGCCCCactttattattatgatatataATGAGGATGAGTTCGATTGCAGTTTATGTACAAAAGATGTATTGTTATGCTTGTGCAAGAATAAAAATGCAGTAAAATTTACTGAAAGAGTAAGAGATGAAAACTTGTAAAGCGGTGTGTTTGCAAAGTGATACTAAGCTGACTTCTGCTTCGAGGAACAATGgatgaagaaaatgaaggtaacaGATGAGATCCTTAACTACAACAAAGCCACGCTTAGCACATAGATGGCCCGAGTGAATCAAACAAATATAGTTTTTGAGATTATACttgcattttattattcttaaggTGTTATTTGCGATTAAAATACTTTATTCTCAattcaattttgttttcaattaaagtGTTATCATGATTTGGTCAGGAATGAttgaattattttgtaaattattgGGGAGCTGGGAAATGTTCTTAATCTTTGATGTATTATTCCATAAAAGTCATTTTTAGGGTTTCAATCCATATTTTCTGATCGAATTTCCAATCTACATTGTCATTTTTAACATTTCATTTTGCTTCTATGTTTGTGTTAGGAAGAGTTCATTGTGATATTCTTGCATAGAGATTGAATTTTTGGCGATAGTTGTTTTTGCGGTGTCATAAGGCTACTTGGTATCAAGTAAAAGATAAGGGTTAAATTTCATAATTGGTTAAAAATTATAGGACATTGACTACATTTGCAAttaggaaatttttgatttgatgCTCTTAGTATGTGTAATTGATTCATTGTCGATCGTCGTAAATCCTAGTTCGTTCCTCTAgagttatttttaagaaaaaggttgATTTGATAACAAATGAGAGGAATCGATTTAGtgaattaaattgaattaagtGAATGagttcaaaaagaaaaaacagcTAATAAGAATATGAGACTGTTATTTATTAATACAGCGAACAAAAGATAAGGTTATGACttcttttgaaaaaattatatcaCTAACAGCGACAAGTGATAATTTGTTTAAAATCAATTTACTCGGTTTTATTTGCTCTCAATTCTGTTGAAAAGCAGGTTTTTGAATATTTATAATAGCAATTTTAGAGAAAATGAAACGCCTGTAATGAAAAAATccgataattattattagtattaagaATCATGAATCAAATTTTACTTGATAGATCAATACCTCAGGATCAACACTTATATATATCCACTTACCCAAATCTCATAATCCAAAACAGATTTAgataattttaattctaacaatgAACTCACCACTGGGATATCTTAAGCTTAATCAATAAAATCTAAAGAAAGGTGGCTCCCATATCAAGAAGAATGAGTTGCAATGCCCTGATTCGCAATTGAATACTATGATGTAGCCGGTAAAGGTAGAAATTCGTGATGATCAAGAATCAAGAAGATAATGAAGGTGAGCAGCTACTGATGCTGATGAAATAGATGCATACTGTTGAACACGATTGTGAACCAAGACGTTGAACAATGATGATCATGATAATGCGTTCGATCGCATGGTTATCGAAGATA from the Amaranthus tricolor cultivar Red isolate AtriRed21 chromosome 12, ASM2621246v1, whole genome shotgun sequence genome contains:
- the LOC130828788 gene encoding translationally-controlled tumor protein homolog encodes the protein MLVYQDLLSGDELLSDSFRYEELFDGCLWEVEGKWVQQGPVDVDIGANPSAEGGEEEGVDDQAVKVVDIVDTFRLQEQPPFDKKLFLGWVKKYIKNLTPKLEPEAAEVFKKNVEPATKFLLSKLKDLQFFVGESMADDASMVFAYYKDGATNPTFLYFAHGLKEVKC